In Impatiens glandulifera unplaced genomic scaffold, dImpGla2.1, whole genome shotgun sequence, the genomic stretch atttataaaaattatgtaaataaaaacataaatctattTAGGCTAGGGTTTGAAATAAagatcttgtaaatctgtatGAATTGAACCGCCGCCCCGCAGCCTCCGTCGTCGTAGCCGCCGCCATCGCCATGAAAGATAGAACaagtgaagagagagaaagaaaataaaaaattacagtatttatactaaacctaatccacttcgcgaaacgctaagccccttcgcgtttcgcgaaaagggcaatttcgtaaaaaaaaataaaagaccacgaacgcaattaaaattatattttgccACCAcctcaaataacctcatctttgaggtcaTTTACTCAAATTTCCCCTAGGAATTGGATGAATGATTAATGGTCGTTGAATTAAATAATTGGTAAATGGTTTTAGAGTTTACTTTCTAGCTATATATATCCTTTCACTCCAATATATTTCTacacattatcttatcattTCTCACTCTATAATGTTAAAAGTTTATTCTTATCTTTGTGATTGTTTTTTTGAGTTTCCTGACTCGactatttttgtttgaaatccGGTGATTGGATTTAGGTAATTTTGTCAAGTTCGTTGGTTATTCATGTGCTAAACCATTGCATGTTTCATTGTACCCTGAGAAACAACCACCGATAGAAAATCTCCAGCACAAATGGGAGAcagtgaaactgttttaagggaactatGAATCTCAAAGGCCTCAGAACAATCAAtgattttcatcattttatttttttaataaacgattgtttttcttattatcatttagttgtattgtgataatatttgtgTATTTGGTACAAGATAAGGTTAACAACAATTGTTTCGGGTGAGAGTCGGGAAAATCATAAGGTTAAAGGTAATTTGAGAAGAATTATTATAATCGGATGCAGTGGCATAACAAACATCAGCATGCTCAAACACAGTGTAGATGTGTACCATCTTCCAACTGAGAAATGAAGACGAGTTGAATTGACTTTGGGAGGACTTAATGAGTTAAAAGTACCCACTCTGACATTGAATTGCATGAGTTGATGGAGAAGTTGTAGAGAATAACTTCAAGGTCTTGAAAAACTATTTTCGACTCCAATTGGTTAAGAAAAGTTTACTAATGTCCTCGCCTTAAAGGGAGGTTGTTATGGTCAGAaggaattattttatatgtaggGCCAATATggtaattttgaaaaaatgtaaCCTTCTAATTCTAAGTTTTTTATATGTGAGATCATATTGTTGTGTGGAActctatattttgaaaattggatACTTAAGTAAGAAAATGATCATATTTACTAAGTAAGACCATCTTCAACGGTACACAAATCCCATTATGCATGCCCTTTCTTCCTCCAACCGAAACCATTCCTAAATGCAAAATGTGTTTTCTTGCTTCTCTCTCTTCATGTCAATGCAAATATGCGTTGGCACTATTCATTCCCTcatttttcccattttttaaaaatgtctcttaatttattttgttatataactttagatatttataatacaaattgGTCCTTcaacttgttttttttacttttaagataaaaagctataatgttttttaaatgtataattaaatcattaaattataatatacttaaATTGATACATTGTTTGTGTTAATTGTACGTGTACCaagtctttttttattaataatgtttgtttatttaaatgtattatttaattatcttgttgtttatgaattactgatatataattaattttattaaatgaatgagaaaagatttttgttaattatgtaaagttgataaatatatagataatattaataagaataaaaagttagtgtaagaaaggaatattctaagaatattcttttgagtttggaaataaatttttgggttggagatgattattgtttgatgtaacgtttactgcattttaggtttgagaatgagtttttgggttggagatggtctaagaaaaacattataaaattaactcaACTGAATTTAGTGAAGCAATGAATCATGATCAATAATGCAAATATAAAAGAGAAGcaatataattataagaaatcAACTTCCTTATAAGTTGTTCCCAAAATCATTCATCTTCTCCCCCACACTCATCTGCATTCACGAGTTAATTGTAAGAATAACTCTTGCGTTTGCTTTGAAGAGAACTCAAGTTGTCATCAGAATCAGAGTCTTGTAAATGGTTTGTAGTCTAAGGAAGAAGTTGTTCATCTTTCATAGCCGAAGTACGCCTCTGCGTGATACTCATACACTGTATCTCGTCCTCCTCCAACTTGTACTTCTCTGCCTCTTGCATCATCTTCTCTATATCTTCTACACATAACCTCCATTTCTCATTTGTCATCGTTATCATACTCTTCTCTCTGAAATTCTCTACCTTTGCTGAAACATTCAGGATCCCGTTCTCGTCGATGTCAAAACATATAGTTATTTGAGAAACATAGGTAGGAGTAGGGGGGATTCCTAAAAGCTTGAATTTTCCTAGAAAGTTATTGTCTATCGTGAAGGATCTCTCTCCTTCGTAAACTTTAATCAAAACACTGAAAAAGTTTTCTCCATCGTTGTGGGAATACTAGTGTTCCTAGGAATTAAAACTAACATTATGCCTCCACTTGTTTCCAATCTAAGCGAGAGGGGAGTGACGTCTATAAGAATCAAAATGACAGCTTGAACTATAGCACCGTAGGCAACAACCTTGTTGGGTATTGGTCGGCCTAACATTATggcccaatctctagtaacccacttactggacttgacctaataatataaatagatattactctcttggtgggaggcagaggtcaaattcctttgtggtgtttAAATGCTAGTGAAAGGGTTGTCGCCTTTAGTGAGGTAGTGGTGCaacggaatcgataaacaagaggaactgagccaaacttcaattgcattcacacccaacagtggtatcagagctagggtttagggtttgtaattggAGTTTGAGATTGATTTGGAGGATATGAGTAATCTTCACCAATAAGCGCATACATGTTTCTTCTTTCATCCTGCTGCATTTATTTTCTGATTCTGTTTCTACTGGAGGAAAAAGAAAGTGGTCGCTGCCTCTAGAGAAGAAGTCGTTGCTGTCCTGTTCAACCGTTGTCAGTGTCACGTTTTTCGTGACTACTGAGAATCAAAGTCGTCGTCGTGCCGCTGCTGAGAAGACAAAGCAGCAAATCCCTAAGTGGGGTGGGTAAGTCAAAACTTTATTTGAGTTTCGCAAGGTATCATAACTTGAACCCTCCTATTAATTTCAGCCAATTAATTGTTGATTgctattaatttgtttgatagcatGTCTGGTGTTAATCAATATGGTATGGTTTCGTTTGACGGAAAAACTGATTTTAGCATTTGGAAACAAAAAATACAATGTGTTTTGATTCAGAAAAAATGCTTTAAAGTTGTTAGTCAGGTTTATGCTGCTGCTGATATCGTTGAGAAAAATAGGGAAACGAATGAAAATGCATGTTCCTATATATACTTGAACTTATCTGATTTTGTGATgagaaaaattagtaatttagaGTGTGCAAAAACCTTATGGGATAAATTGTATGAACTTTATACTGAAACTTCTCTACCTAATAAAATGTTCttatttgaaaagttttttaaaatttagattggatatgtccaaggacattgaagataatCTAGATGTTTTCACTAAACTTATTTCTAATATTAAGTTGTGTGGTGATAAGAACATTGATGAATATGCCCTCATTGTCTTGTTGAATGTTATTCATGATTCTTTTAATGATGTGAAGTCTGCTATTAAGTATGGTAGACATAGTGTCACTCTTGATATTGTTATTAATGGTATTAAGAGTAAGGAGTTAGATTTGAGACACTTTGGGAGGGGTAAACAATTTAGTGGAGAAATCATGCATGTGAGGGGTAGATCTCAGAATAGTTCGAGTGTCCAAAAGAATGTCAGTAATGAGAGTTCTGGTAAGAAATTTCATTTTGCTAGTAAAAGAAGATTTAAGTCTAGGTCTAGTGCTAGaaagtgttataattgtcaTGAGTCTGATCATTTTATCAAGGACTGTCCTAAGCTTAAGAGAAATCAACATGTTGAAAATGCTAATGTGGCTGTTTGTGAGGGAAATAtgggtgatatttttatgattaataatctatgtgatTATGCTAGCTTGAACTCTATGTTATCTGATTCTTTGTGTAAATCTGATTGGCTAGTTGACTCTGGTTGTACTTTTCATGTGACTCGATTTAGAGATTTGTTTTCTAACTATAAagagattgaacatggttttgtgTCTATGACAAATTCGAAAATTTGCAATGTGTTAAGAATAAGTGATGTATGCCTAAGGTTCTCTTGTGGTTTTGTGTTTACTTTGAAGAATATGAGGCATGTTCTGATTTGTGTTATAATTTGTTGTCTTTTgcatctcttgagaatgatggtttggagGGTAAGTTGAGGAAATGTGTTATGGAAATTTTGTTTGGGTCTCTTGTTATCTTTACTACTAAAAAGATGAACAAACTGTATGTGTCATGCTGAGACTACTTGTGACTCTATGAACTTTGTGATTGGTGATAAATCTGTTctttggcataatagattaggtcaCATGAGTAACAAAGATCTAGAAGTTATGCATAAAGGTGGTCACTTTGGTAGTGATAAATTATCCCTCATCCCCTTCTGTGAATCATGTGTGCTAGAAAAATAGCATAAGGTGAGTTTTCCCATCTCCTCCTATCCAAATGTGTCTAAGTGTAATAATATCCTTGAATATTTACATGATGATGTGTTAGGTACCTCCAGTGTTGCTACACATGGGGGAACCAATATTTTCTATccatcattgatgattattctaggaaagtttgggtgttactttagaaatataagtatgatgtttttgaaaacattaaggagtggaagattttgattgagaatcaaacaggtaaaagaattaaaattctTAGGACAGATAATGGTCTTGAGTTCGTAATAAAcagatgaatgatttatgtaTTATCTGGGGTATTAAAAGGAATAGGTCTGTGCCGTACacaccacaacagaatggtGTTGCTGATAGGATGAATATGACACTTCCAGAGAGGGTGAAAGCTATGTTAGCGTCATCTGGATTGTCTAAGAATTTTGGGGGGATGCTTTGCATACTGttgcttatttaataaatagatcCCCTAGTGTTCCCTTGGGAGGGAAATATCCTAAATCTGTGTTTTCAGGTAAACCTCTTGATTTGAGAAACTTGAAAGTTTTTGGCTGTGTTGGCTATGTGCATTAAAATGTTGACAAGTTAGAGCCTAGGTCAAAGAAATATGTGTTCTTAGGCTACCCTGAAGGGGTAAAAGGTTATAGGCTTTGGGATAGGAGTGAACATGGGCTTAGGattgtgataagtagagatggtgtatttaatgatattagaatctagatcgccgatgggggaccggggtccggctaacactacaacactcaacggttggcatttaatccggttagagattaacaccggtttcaatactacacaggctatcacaaacccttgaaacgagttcaagtgcggaagtagtttgtttcagactgaagcaacacacacacaggatgaatagaggTAGAGTTTGGAGAAAgtcggtttgaggtttagtgaGTCGATTAGaatgatgtaagtcggttaAGACAGTACTAGttggttagaaaatggaaccggcagaaagtaaagaacaagacacaagtttttatggatgctcggagataaaactccaaCGTTACCCCTTCTTTtcaaaccgcgagaaggatattcactaaggaatactcaaccacactacacaatcgagacttatttactgctcgataaacactcttacaattctcacagaaattgtaatcacattTCAAATGAAcacttaaactttgaatcttgtagagagataaacacaacttgtaacttgtaacttgggttgttaGCTCTGAATTATCGTAACTGTTTTTACTCCTCTttagctccttcttttataggtgaaatgtgccaacggtcacatttcttcaacggatacctttagggtaatccttgaatctgattggttaaGTAGAGGTTCAGCATTacattaattgcggtttaagcttccaaggcatggagcagaccgacttcatttgtcttttacttaatatggcaactgccgGTTGGCCAGTAGCCTGCATCTGGAAAGctgcacctttgacttgtaccaaaatggtaactgtttcttcatGTAATCTTCTACAGCCTTCAGAGTAttatcagacttgtatggatatggcaatgtcataGTCTAatcctttgatatcatcttctgcagatactcaaagtgttcgtttgcaccaatttgtagattgtacttagtttgataatcttgaaTTCTTTCTTTTAGTAGTCTCCTCGTAGGTTTTAGGTTGAATActtcatttcggtttaggatgtctgccggttgttcatagcttcaggttaaccagataacttccggttttggatacatcctttgcttcttcttctaaccggtttgattacttgaccggttagattcttgaccgttcctgcataggaaatgtgtttttgttaagttcttattttaaccggtctaatttatctatcaAATGAGAATGATTTTCCTTGCTTGCCTATGTCTCTCACTCCTATTAATGATTCTCCTAATAAGGTGGAGCATGTGTCTGTAGTTGTTGAT encodes the following:
- the LOC124918587 gene encoding LOW QUALITY PROTEIN: heat shock 70 kDa protein-like (The sequence of the model RefSeq protein was modified relative to this genomic sequence to represent the inferred CDS: inserted 1 base in 1 codon); this encodes MLGRPIPNKVVAYGAIVQAVILILIDVTPLSLRLETSGGIMLVLIPRNTSIPTTMEKTFSXVLIKVYEGERSFTIDNNFLGKFKLLGIPPTPTYVSQITICFDIDENGILNVSAKVENFREKSMITMTNEKWRLCVEDIEKMMQEAEKYKLEEDEIQSQKRSGDTAEDYAYKMRSKVKKMRYKLTYGDKKKIDDTIEEAYIQLDDNEMATKADVFEEKLKEIKRVCNPITGFGEPRMRKLIDYILLLNSTQQLDPTIPEKTELEGDAVFQNYYHGPA